A window of the Parambassis ranga chromosome 17, fParRan2.1, whole genome shotgun sequence genome harbors these coding sequences:
- the arhgap21b gene encoding rho GTPase-activating protein 21 isoform X1: protein MASRWIPPCEEEERQRARSSYCESDSPEWRSLADSPAAQYLTEDEPFSWPRPKTVRLCRTSQGFGFTLRHFIVYPPESTLHCFPEEDHGRRGRQRNRLEPMDTIFVKQVKEGGPAHAAGLCTGDRIVKVNGASIIGKAYCEVISLIQDSGDFLELCVMPKDEDILQLAYSQDAYLRGHSSYSGNARHIPEPPPVCYPRVDCKPTGMAQATDSVGQVCRGPTAPSDHGYRKEITVPPSPPPPPSYPKSQMAVCMRNDSVRTVVVPSNKAHMGHMGPTHRIDFMDPVFVRGRPGSLAQYPHPRKADVYPSGPAMVPYGGQAPHYPGNHQNIDWRTYQTYREYIDNKGIHSHGSRTIQERLDNLRSSNQANFASHHIPRGDWGPKGIRRRSTSHERSYQGPPPHFQIAPRSASQDRMSSAEKMSHARNWPPQSISQDGLVHKARARSTDYVDPTELARPIERRGIYGRTDQGTRPSRQSIPRHAMLYRPSAGYSGGIRGEPNPSLYSKGPDALQTRSSPMLSDRPSHFAKSTSIEHSFADQRVSVKGNHAGHINQQGQRMRAETMQPTEAGRDAALVGHRSSSCSTAKEIPLRPGILKPPHVDSQSQVNGQSPTEMGVVLREKPPSGKNPSPLRHPSYILAVNDDGADSTADVAACWLPNDARREIHIRRLEERHTSCSSNLDESLDSIPFIDEPVSPSVDREAAPIPPSAVISVAPSIATEVSSPGSPCPPIRRQLSHDQESLRSALLESDTASKTERSKSYDEGLDNYQEEGRGRSSSKHMPSFRGLRKALDGHKSSGDSGSRRDSSADIFANSSKEGFLNFRQLSTDKNKRVTGGMRSWKQMYTVLQGHTLTLYKDRKDALSHSSMQSDEDPLRISITACLIDISYSDTRRKNVLRLTTSDCEYLFQAEGRDDMLSWIAVIQENSNPDEENAAVTSQDLISRKIKEYNMMSAPSSRSEPSPKTSRQSLSIKQAFLGSKDGKMYSPHSPKAGEDRRTLKDESSPPRDRGTWKIGIAGIMRKPFEKKTPAGITFGVRLDDCPPAQTNRFVPLIVEVCCGVVEERGLEYTGIYRVPGNNAAISSMQEELNSKGMTDIDIQEDKWRDLNVISSLLKSFFRKLPEPLFTNEKYAEFIEANRTEDSVERLKELKRLICELPDHHYETLKFLCAHLKRVSENCEKNKMEPRNLAIVFGPTLVRTSEDNMTNMVNHMPDQCKIVENLIQQFDWFFTDDGDEDPVTSAEHESTVQSQPVPNIDHLLSNIGRTAASPGEVSDSACSDSSKSKQGLWGSGKDQCSKEMLRSSFFANRKRKKPKDKAQPSSSDDDLDPVFTKEELPEENQQQPLWSPGSRTEGSEVQANETCENDKNLNSSEDQLDSSIRKESLSSSLMSQHSLSLPPEHISSTLQHDSPYASPPHSPNLSYRMAHQSSLSDPPSNYDDTVSDLGTMNSTSSQASVPRVRRGRMVALEVCPSGPGAEVCSITSDYSTTSSMTFLTGAEFSTLSPEVQSVSESRGGEDADDERSELISEGRPMETDSESDLSVFTVGKADQHELQEAPRPLASHRLIECDTLSRKKAAQQKTDSESSLDARSDKDSNRLSRVLGSVKGRSTGSLSSSSRSELDKTEPAWKLKITDRLKVRLRMSVDDMFGVGSQRCRSPEGRSKKKNIRRRHTMGGQRDFAELSVLGDWPQQVDIGSRSGLSAVDRLKPKCSSQDFSIREWIARERHRTSNPEVSLDLSEQSGGLCSATSQNLGGASCSEHRPAEALNGDIPQSKNLSLSATAHPHKLTSSQVVHSRFYQYL, encoded by the exons GCCTACTCCCAGGATGCCTACCTCCGTGGCCACAGTAGCTACAGTGGAAATGCCCGTCACATTCCAGAACCACCACCAGTATGCTACCCCAGAGTAGACTGTAAGCCTACGGGCATGGCCCAGGCAACAGACTCAGTGGGGCAGGTCTGCCGAGGGCCTACAGCACCTTCGGATCATGGGTACCGCAAGGAGATAACTGTGcccccatctcctcctcctcctccatcataccCTAAAAGCCAAATGGCAGTGTGCATGCGTAACGACAGCGTGAGGACAGTGGTGGTTCCTTCTAACAAAGCTCATATGGGGCACATGGGTCCAACACACAGGATAGATTTCATGGACCCTGTCTTTGTCAGAGGGAGGCCTGGGTCTCTGGCCCAGTATCCCCACCCACGAAAGGCTGATGTCTATCCCAGTGGGCCAGCAATGGTTCCATATGGTGGTCAAGCACCTCACTACCCAGGCAACCACCAAAATATTGATTGGCGCACTTACCAAACATACAGGGAGTACATTGACAACAAAGGAATCCATTCCCACGGTAGTCGGACTATCCAGGAGAGGCTGGACAATTTGCGGTCTTCCAATCAGGCCAACTTTGCTTCTCATCACATTCCCCGGGGAGACTGGGGCCCTAAGGGGATACGGCGGAGGAGCACCTCCCATGAGCGGTCATACCAAGGACCTCCACCCCACTTTCAGATTGCCCCACGCAGTGCCTCACAGGATCGCATGAGCAGTGCAGAGAAGATGAGCCATGCTAGGAACTGGCCCCCTCAAAGCATTTCCCAAGATGGTCTAGTTCACAAAGCCCGGGCACGCTCTACAGACTATGTGGACCCTACGGAGCTGGCTCGGCCCATTGAGAGAAGAGGAATCTATGGAAGGACAGACCAAGGTACGAGGCCCAGCAGACAGTCTATCCCTAGACACGCCATGCTCTACAGGCCTTCAGCTGGATACAGTGGTGGCATACGAGGAGAGCCAAACCCTTCTCTGTACTCTAAAGGACCAGATGCTCTTCAGACCCGCTCCTCTCCCATGCTCTCTGACAGACCCTCACATTTTGCAAAGAGCACAAGTATTGAACATTCTTTTGCCGACCAAAGAGTTTCTGTCAAAGGAAACCATGCAGGCCACATTAACCAACAAGGCCAGAGGATGAGGGCAGAAACCATGCAACCCACTGAGGCAGGCAGAGATGCAGCATTGGTTGGACATAGGTCTTCTTCATGCTCTACTGCAAAAGAGATACCTTTGAGGCCTGGCATCCTCAAGCCACCCCATGTAGATTCCCAGAGTCAGGTCAATGGGCAAAGCCCCACAGAGATGGGGGTGGTTCTAAGAGAGAAGCCTCCCTCTGGAAAGAACCCCAGCCCACTGCGACACCCCTCTTACATCCTAGCTGTAAATGATGATGGAGCAGACTCTACAGCAGATGTTGCGGCATGCTGGCTTCCCAATGATGCACGACGAGAGATACACATCCGTCGCCTTGAGGAACGTCACACCTCCTGCTCCAGCAACTTGGATGAGTCTCTGGACTCCATTCCATTCATTG ACGAGCCTGTCAGCCCCAGTGTTGACCGTGAAGCAGCTCCGattcctccctctgctgtgaTATCTGTTGCACCATCCATAGCTACAGAGGTTTCCAGTCCAGGCTCACCATGCCCTCCAATTCGTCGTCAGCTGTCACATGACCAAG AGTCGCTGCGAAGTGCTTTGCTGGAGTCAGACACAGCCAGCAAAACGGAGCGGTCTAAGTCATATGATGAGGGTCTGGACAACTACCAGGAGGAGGGCAGAGG GAGGTCTTCCAGCAAACACATGCCCAGCTTTAGAGGTCTAAGAAAG GCTCTGGATGGGCATAAATCATCTGGGGATTCTGGATCTAGAAGGGACTCCTCTGCAGATATCTTCGCTAATTCTTCCAAAGAAGGGTTCCTGAACTTTAGGCAACTTAGTACAGATAAGAATAAG CGTGTCACTGGGGGAATGAGATCATGGAAGCAAATGTATACTGTTTTACAAGGTCACACCCTGACCCTTTACAAAGACAGGAAGGATGCACTGTCTCATTCTTCGATGCAATCCGATGAGGACCCACTGCGAATTAGCATCACGGCCTGTCTGATTGACATCTCCTACAGCGACACAAGACGCAAGAATGTGCTGCGGTTAACTACATCAGACTGCGAGTATCTTTTTCAGGCCGAGGGGAGGGACGACATGCTGTCTTGGATTGCAGTCATTCAGGAAAACAGTAACCCCGATGAAGAG AATGCTGCTGTAACAAGCCAGGACCTGATAAGTAGAAAAATCAAAGAATACAACATGATGAG TGCacccagcagcaggtcagaacCCTCCCCCAAAACCTCCCGTCAGTCCCTCAGCATCAAACAGGCCTTCCTGGGAAGCAAAGATGGCAAAATGTACAGTCCTCATTCTCCCAAAGCAGGCGAGGATCGGAGAACGCTGAAAG ATGAGTCAAGTCCACCACGGGACAGAGGCACATGGAAAATCGGCATTGCAGGGATCATGAGGAAGCCTTTTGAAAAAAAGACTCCAGCTGGCATTACATTTGGTGTACGACTTGATGATTGTCCACCTGCACAAACTAACAGG TTTGTTCCTCTCATCGTGGAGGTGTGCTGTGGGGTTGTGGAGGAGCGAGGTCTGGAGTACACAGGAATCTACAGGGTCCCCGGGAACAACGCTGCCATCTCCAGCATGCAGGAGGAACTCAACAGCAAAGGCATGACTGACATTGACATCCAGGAAGAT aaatGGCGGGACCTTAATGTCATCAGCAGTTTGTTAAAGTCCTTCTTCCGAAAACTTCCAGAACCTCTGTTTACAAATG AAAAGTATGCTGAATTTATTGAAGCAAACAGAACAGAAGATTCAGTGGAACGATTAAAGGAGCTCAAGAGGCTG ATCTGTGAATTACCTGATCATCACTACGAAACTCTGAAATTCCTTTGTGCTCACCTGAAGAGGGTTTCTGAAAACTGTGAAAAGAACAAG ATGGAGCCTCGTAACCTGGCGATCGTGTTTGGTCCTACGCTGGTCAGAACCTCTGAGGACAACATGACCAACATGGTCAACCACATGCCAGACCAGTGCAAGATAGTGGAGAACCTGATCCAGCAGTTCGACTGGTTCTTCACTGATGATGGGGACGAGGACCCTGTT ACATCAGCTGAGCATGAAAGCACAGTGCAGTCTCAGCCTGTGCCCAATATCGACCACCTGCTCTCCAACATTGGCCGTACAGCAGCCTCGCCGGGTGAAGTCTCGG attCAGCATGTAGTGACTCCTCCAAATCAAAG CAGGGCTTGTGGGGGTCTGGGAAGGATCAGTGTAGCAAAGAGATGCTGCGCTCTTCCTTCTTTGCCAACCGCAAACGTAAGAAGCCTAAGGACAAAGCTCAGCCCAGCAGTTCAGATGATGACCTGGACCCCGTGTTCACTAAGGAGGAGCTCCCAGAGGAGAACCAGCAGCAACCTCTGTGGTCCCCAGGCAGCCGGACTGAGGGGAGTGAGGTGCAGGCGAACGAAACCTGTGAGAATGACAAAAACCTGAACAGCTCGGAGGATCAGTTGGACAGCTCTATAAGGAAGGAGTCTCTGTCTAGCAGCCTGATGTCTCAgcactctctctccctgcctcctgAACACATATCCTCCACCCTTCAACATGATTCCCCCTATGCCTCACCTCCCCACTCGCCAAACCTCAGTTACCGCATGGCACACCAGTCCTCTCTGTCAGACCCGCCCTCCAACTATGACGACACGGTGTCTGACCTCGGTACAATGAACAGCACCAGCTCTCAGGCGTCGGTGCCCAGAGTGAGGCGTGGCAGGATGGTGGCACTAGAAGTGTGTCCGAGTGGGCCCGGAGCAGAGGTTTGTTCCATCACCTCAGACTACTCCACCACATCTTCCATGACTTTTCTGACTGGAGCTGAGTTTAGCACTCTCAGTCCTGAAGTGCAGTCAGTGTCCGAGAGCAGAGGCGGAGAGGATGCAGATGACGAGAGAAGTGAGCTCATCAGCGAAGGAAGGCCAATGGAGACGGACAGCGAGAGCGACCTGTCAGTGTTCACTGTTGGAAAAGCTGATCAGCATGAGCTGCAGGAGGCTCCTCGCCCCCTTGCCTCACACAGACTCATTGAGTGTGATACACTCTCCAGAAAGAAAGCTGCCCAGCAGAAAACTGACAGCGAGTCCTCACTGGATGCTCGCAGCGATAAAGATTCCAACAGATTGTCGCGTGTTCTGGGGTCAGTTAAAGGTAGATCTACCGGAAGCCTCAGCTCCTCATCCCGCAGCGAGCTGGATAAGACGGAGCCTGCCTGGAAGCTGAAGATCACTGACCGGCTGAAGGTGCGCCTGAGAATGTCTGTGGACGACATGTTTGGTGTGGGCAGTCAAAGGTGTCGGTCCCCAGAGGGCCGCAGTAAGAAGAAGAACATCAGACGCAGACACACCATGGGTGGTCAGAGAGACTTTGCAGAGCTGTCAGTTCTGGGTGACTGGCCGCAGCAGGTGGACATTGGTTCGCGGTCTGGGCTGTCAGCAGTGGATCGGCTGAAACCCAAGTGCAGCTCTCAAGACTTCTCCATTAGGGAATGGATTGCCCGCGAGCGCCACCGCACCAGCAATCCCGAGGTCAGCCTGGATCTCTCTGAGCAGTCGGGAGGTCTGTGCAGTGCAACCTCCCAGAACCTCGGAGGGGCATCCTGCTCTGAACATCGTCCAGCTGAGGCACTAAACGGCGACATCCCCCAGAGTAAAAACCTGAGTCTTTCGGCCACCGCTCACCCACATAAACTCACCAGTTCCCAGGTGGTCCATTCACGCTTCTATCAGTACCTGtga
- the arhgap21b gene encoding rho GTPase-activating protein 21 isoform X2: MASRWIPPCEEEERQRARSSYCESDSPEWRSLADSPAAQYLTEDEPFSWPRPKTVRLCRTSQGFGFTLRHFIVYPPESTLHCFPEEDHGRRGRQRNRLEPMDTIFVKQVKEGGPAHAAGLCTGDRIVKVNGASIIGKAYCEVISLIQDSGDFLELCVMPKDEDILQLAYSQDAYLRGHSSYSGNARHIPEPPPVCYPRVDCKPTGMAQATDSVGQVCRGPTAPSDHGYRKEITVPPSPPPPPSYPKSQMAVCMRNDSVRTVVVPSNKAHMGHMGPTHRIDFMDPVFVRGRPGSLAQYPHPRKADVYPSGPAMVPYGGQAPHYPGNHQNIDWRTYQTYREYIDNKGIHSHGSRTIQERLDNLRSSNQANFASHHIPRGDWGPKGIRRRSTSHERSYQGPPPHFQIAPRSASQDRMSSAEKMSHARNWPPQSISQDGLVHKARARSTDYVDPTELARPIERRGIYGRTDQGTRPSRQSIPRHAMLYRPSAGYSGGIRGEPNPSLYSKGPDALQTRSSPMLSDRPSHFAKSTSIEHSFADQRVSVKGNHAGHINQQGQRMRAETMQPTEAGRDAALVGHRSSSCSTAKEIPLRPGILKPPHVDSQSQVNGQSPTEMGVVLREKPPSGKNPSPLRHPSYILAVNDDGADSTADVAACWLPNDARREIHIRRLEERHTSCSSNLDESLDSIPFIDEPVSPSVDREAAPIPPSAVISVAPSIATEVSSPGSPCPPIRRQLSHDQESLRSALLESDTASKTERSKSYDEGLDNYQEEGRGRSSSKHMPSFRGLRKALDGHKSSGDSGSRRDSSADIFANSSKEGFLNFRQLSTDKNKRVTGGMRSWKQMYTVLQGHTLTLYKDRKDALSHSSMQSDEDPLRISITACLIDISYSDTRRKNVLRLTTSDCEYLFQAEGRDDMLSWIAVIQENSNPDEENAAVTSQDLISRKIKEYNMMSAPSSRSEPSPKTSRQSLSIKQAFLGSKDGKMYSPHSPKAGEDRRTLKDESSPPRDRGTWKIGIAGIMRKPFEKKTPAGITFGVRLDDCPPAQTNRFVPLIVEVCCGVVEERGLEYTGIYRVPGNNAAISSMQEELNSKGMTDIDIQEDKWRDLNVISSLLKSFFRKLPEPLFTNEKYAEFIEANRTEDSVERLKELKRLICELPDHHYETLKFLCAHLKRVSENCEKNKMEPRNLAIVFGPTLVRTSEDNMTNMVNHMPDQCKIVENLIQQFDWFFTDDGDEDPVTSAEHESTVQSQPVPNIDHLLSNIGRTAASPGEVSDSACSDSSKSKGLWGSGKDQCSKEMLRSSFFANRKRKKPKDKAQPSSSDDDLDPVFTKEELPEENQQQPLWSPGSRTEGSEVQANETCENDKNLNSSEDQLDSSIRKESLSSSLMSQHSLSLPPEHISSTLQHDSPYASPPHSPNLSYRMAHQSSLSDPPSNYDDTVSDLGTMNSTSSQASVPRVRRGRMVALEVCPSGPGAEVCSITSDYSTTSSMTFLTGAEFSTLSPEVQSVSESRGGEDADDERSELISEGRPMETDSESDLSVFTVGKADQHELQEAPRPLASHRLIECDTLSRKKAAQQKTDSESSLDARSDKDSNRLSRVLGSVKGRSTGSLSSSSRSELDKTEPAWKLKITDRLKVRLRMSVDDMFGVGSQRCRSPEGRSKKKNIRRRHTMGGQRDFAELSVLGDWPQQVDIGSRSGLSAVDRLKPKCSSQDFSIREWIARERHRTSNPEVSLDLSEQSGGLCSATSQNLGGASCSEHRPAEALNGDIPQSKNLSLSATAHPHKLTSSQVVHSRFYQYL; this comes from the exons GCCTACTCCCAGGATGCCTACCTCCGTGGCCACAGTAGCTACAGTGGAAATGCCCGTCACATTCCAGAACCACCACCAGTATGCTACCCCAGAGTAGACTGTAAGCCTACGGGCATGGCCCAGGCAACAGACTCAGTGGGGCAGGTCTGCCGAGGGCCTACAGCACCTTCGGATCATGGGTACCGCAAGGAGATAACTGTGcccccatctcctcctcctcctccatcataccCTAAAAGCCAAATGGCAGTGTGCATGCGTAACGACAGCGTGAGGACAGTGGTGGTTCCTTCTAACAAAGCTCATATGGGGCACATGGGTCCAACACACAGGATAGATTTCATGGACCCTGTCTTTGTCAGAGGGAGGCCTGGGTCTCTGGCCCAGTATCCCCACCCACGAAAGGCTGATGTCTATCCCAGTGGGCCAGCAATGGTTCCATATGGTGGTCAAGCACCTCACTACCCAGGCAACCACCAAAATATTGATTGGCGCACTTACCAAACATACAGGGAGTACATTGACAACAAAGGAATCCATTCCCACGGTAGTCGGACTATCCAGGAGAGGCTGGACAATTTGCGGTCTTCCAATCAGGCCAACTTTGCTTCTCATCACATTCCCCGGGGAGACTGGGGCCCTAAGGGGATACGGCGGAGGAGCACCTCCCATGAGCGGTCATACCAAGGACCTCCACCCCACTTTCAGATTGCCCCACGCAGTGCCTCACAGGATCGCATGAGCAGTGCAGAGAAGATGAGCCATGCTAGGAACTGGCCCCCTCAAAGCATTTCCCAAGATGGTCTAGTTCACAAAGCCCGGGCACGCTCTACAGACTATGTGGACCCTACGGAGCTGGCTCGGCCCATTGAGAGAAGAGGAATCTATGGAAGGACAGACCAAGGTACGAGGCCCAGCAGACAGTCTATCCCTAGACACGCCATGCTCTACAGGCCTTCAGCTGGATACAGTGGTGGCATACGAGGAGAGCCAAACCCTTCTCTGTACTCTAAAGGACCAGATGCTCTTCAGACCCGCTCCTCTCCCATGCTCTCTGACAGACCCTCACATTTTGCAAAGAGCACAAGTATTGAACATTCTTTTGCCGACCAAAGAGTTTCTGTCAAAGGAAACCATGCAGGCCACATTAACCAACAAGGCCAGAGGATGAGGGCAGAAACCATGCAACCCACTGAGGCAGGCAGAGATGCAGCATTGGTTGGACATAGGTCTTCTTCATGCTCTACTGCAAAAGAGATACCTTTGAGGCCTGGCATCCTCAAGCCACCCCATGTAGATTCCCAGAGTCAGGTCAATGGGCAAAGCCCCACAGAGATGGGGGTGGTTCTAAGAGAGAAGCCTCCCTCTGGAAAGAACCCCAGCCCACTGCGACACCCCTCTTACATCCTAGCTGTAAATGATGATGGAGCAGACTCTACAGCAGATGTTGCGGCATGCTGGCTTCCCAATGATGCACGACGAGAGATACACATCCGTCGCCTTGAGGAACGTCACACCTCCTGCTCCAGCAACTTGGATGAGTCTCTGGACTCCATTCCATTCATTG ACGAGCCTGTCAGCCCCAGTGTTGACCGTGAAGCAGCTCCGattcctccctctgctgtgaTATCTGTTGCACCATCCATAGCTACAGAGGTTTCCAGTCCAGGCTCACCATGCCCTCCAATTCGTCGTCAGCTGTCACATGACCAAG AGTCGCTGCGAAGTGCTTTGCTGGAGTCAGACACAGCCAGCAAAACGGAGCGGTCTAAGTCATATGATGAGGGTCTGGACAACTACCAGGAGGAGGGCAGAGG GAGGTCTTCCAGCAAACACATGCCCAGCTTTAGAGGTCTAAGAAAG GCTCTGGATGGGCATAAATCATCTGGGGATTCTGGATCTAGAAGGGACTCCTCTGCAGATATCTTCGCTAATTCTTCCAAAGAAGGGTTCCTGAACTTTAGGCAACTTAGTACAGATAAGAATAAG CGTGTCACTGGGGGAATGAGATCATGGAAGCAAATGTATACTGTTTTACAAGGTCACACCCTGACCCTTTACAAAGACAGGAAGGATGCACTGTCTCATTCTTCGATGCAATCCGATGAGGACCCACTGCGAATTAGCATCACGGCCTGTCTGATTGACATCTCCTACAGCGACACAAGACGCAAGAATGTGCTGCGGTTAACTACATCAGACTGCGAGTATCTTTTTCAGGCCGAGGGGAGGGACGACATGCTGTCTTGGATTGCAGTCATTCAGGAAAACAGTAACCCCGATGAAGAG AATGCTGCTGTAACAAGCCAGGACCTGATAAGTAGAAAAATCAAAGAATACAACATGATGAG TGCacccagcagcaggtcagaacCCTCCCCCAAAACCTCCCGTCAGTCCCTCAGCATCAAACAGGCCTTCCTGGGAAGCAAAGATGGCAAAATGTACAGTCCTCATTCTCCCAAAGCAGGCGAGGATCGGAGAACGCTGAAAG ATGAGTCAAGTCCACCACGGGACAGAGGCACATGGAAAATCGGCATTGCAGGGATCATGAGGAAGCCTTTTGAAAAAAAGACTCCAGCTGGCATTACATTTGGTGTACGACTTGATGATTGTCCACCTGCACAAACTAACAGG TTTGTTCCTCTCATCGTGGAGGTGTGCTGTGGGGTTGTGGAGGAGCGAGGTCTGGAGTACACAGGAATCTACAGGGTCCCCGGGAACAACGCTGCCATCTCCAGCATGCAGGAGGAACTCAACAGCAAAGGCATGACTGACATTGACATCCAGGAAGAT aaatGGCGGGACCTTAATGTCATCAGCAGTTTGTTAAAGTCCTTCTTCCGAAAACTTCCAGAACCTCTGTTTACAAATG AAAAGTATGCTGAATTTATTGAAGCAAACAGAACAGAAGATTCAGTGGAACGATTAAAGGAGCTCAAGAGGCTG ATCTGTGAATTACCTGATCATCACTACGAAACTCTGAAATTCCTTTGTGCTCACCTGAAGAGGGTTTCTGAAAACTGTGAAAAGAACAAG ATGGAGCCTCGTAACCTGGCGATCGTGTTTGGTCCTACGCTGGTCAGAACCTCTGAGGACAACATGACCAACATGGTCAACCACATGCCAGACCAGTGCAAGATAGTGGAGAACCTGATCCAGCAGTTCGACTGGTTCTTCACTGATGATGGGGACGAGGACCCTGTT ACATCAGCTGAGCATGAAAGCACAGTGCAGTCTCAGCCTGTGCCCAATATCGACCACCTGCTCTCCAACATTGGCCGTACAGCAGCCTCGCCGGGTGAAGTCTCGG attCAGCATGTAGTGACTCCTCCAAATCAAAG GGCTTGTGGGGGTCTGGGAAGGATCAGTGTAGCAAAGAGATGCTGCGCTCTTCCTTCTTTGCCAACCGCAAACGTAAGAAGCCTAAGGACAAAGCTCAGCCCAGCAGTTCAGATGATGACCTGGACCCCGTGTTCACTAAGGAGGAGCTCCCAGAGGAGAACCAGCAGCAACCTCTGTGGTCCCCAGGCAGCCGGACTGAGGGGAGTGAGGTGCAGGCGAACGAAACCTGTGAGAATGACAAAAACCTGAACAGCTCGGAGGATCAGTTGGACAGCTCTATAAGGAAGGAGTCTCTGTCTAGCAGCCTGATGTCTCAgcactctctctccctgcctcctgAACACATATCCTCCACCCTTCAACATGATTCCCCCTATGCCTCACCTCCCCACTCGCCAAACCTCAGTTACCGCATGGCACACCAGTCCTCTCTGTCAGACCCGCCCTCCAACTATGACGACACGGTGTCTGACCTCGGTACAATGAACAGCACCAGCTCTCAGGCGTCGGTGCCCAGAGTGAGGCGTGGCAGGATGGTGGCACTAGAAGTGTGTCCGAGTGGGCCCGGAGCAGAGGTTTGTTCCATCACCTCAGACTACTCCACCACATCTTCCATGACTTTTCTGACTGGAGCTGAGTTTAGCACTCTCAGTCCTGAAGTGCAGTCAGTGTCCGAGAGCAGAGGCGGAGAGGATGCAGATGACGAGAGAAGTGAGCTCATCAGCGAAGGAAGGCCAATGGAGACGGACAGCGAGAGCGACCTGTCAGTGTTCACTGTTGGAAAAGCTGATCAGCATGAGCTGCAGGAGGCTCCTCGCCCCCTTGCCTCACACAGACTCATTGAGTGTGATACACTCTCCAGAAAGAAAGCTGCCCAGCAGAAAACTGACAGCGAGTCCTCACTGGATGCTCGCAGCGATAAAGATTCCAACAGATTGTCGCGTGTTCTGGGGTCAGTTAAAGGTAGATCTACCGGAAGCCTCAGCTCCTCATCCCGCAGCGAGCTGGATAAGACGGAGCCTGCCTGGAAGCTGAAGATCACTGACCGGCTGAAGGTGCGCCTGAGAATGTCTGTGGACGACATGTTTGGTGTGGGCAGTCAAAGGTGTCGGTCCCCAGAGGGCCGCAGTAAGAAGAAGAACATCAGACGCAGACACACCATGGGTGGTCAGAGAGACTTTGCAGAGCTGTCAGTTCTGGGTGACTGGCCGCAGCAGGTGGACATTGGTTCGCGGTCTGGGCTGTCAGCAGTGGATCGGCTGAAACCCAAGTGCAGCTCTCAAGACTTCTCCATTAGGGAATGGATTGCCCGCGAGCGCCACCGCACCAGCAATCCCGAGGTCAGCCTGGATCTCTCTGAGCAGTCGGGAGGTCTGTGCAGTGCAACCTCCCAGAACCTCGGAGGGGCATCCTGCTCTGAACATCGTCCAGCTGAGGCACTAAACGGCGACATCCCCCAGAGTAAAAACCTGAGTCTTTCGGCCACCGCTCACCCACATAAACTCACCAGTTCCCAGGTGGTCCATTCACGCTTCTATCAGTACCTGtga